The nucleotide sequence ACTGATGTTGCATTGCTCAGTAAGAGTTAGAGTATTGTCCCGGATGTCATTAAAGAGAGAGCCCTCTCTGTAACTCTGCAATGTGTCAAGAAGAGAGTCCACAAGTGTGACAGCTGTGACCAAATCGAGTTGTGGGGACTGTAAAATATCTGACAGATATTTTATCTCACCAAGAACACTGGTGAATGTTACAAGGAGGCTAACAAACCTGAGATCTATTTGGGCTAATAAACCTCTTGCCTCTATTGCTCTGTCGCCATTTTGCTCTTCTGATATTTCTTTTAGTAGACGTACGATGGCTGGCAGTCTGTCTCTCACGGTCTTGCAAGCATTATACCTACATGCCCACCGTGTCTCTATCTGCCTTTGTAACTCTCTTGGGGCCCCCTGAAACATCTCCCTCTGTACCTCAAGCCATCTTTGGCGCACATATGACCCTGACACAAAGACATACAGTTTttgcaaaagagaaaagaagcaaTTAGCTTCAGGGATGCATTTCACACTGTCAACTAATACGAAATTTAAACAATGCGCATTGCAGTGCACATAAAAAACTAATGGGGCCTCTGATTTAATGAGTGCTTGCACACCTGTGTTCTTTCCGCTCATGACTGAGGCTCCGTCATATGCTTGCCCTACAAGGTGGTTTTTATAGTCAAGACCATGCTTCTGCAAAATTTGTACTATTTTCTGTGAAAGTGCTGCAGCATCCAGGCGCTGTGCTGCCTCAAAGGCGAGGAAGCTTTCACATACCGACCCATTGTAATAATATCTAATTACAAAGGACATCTGTTCCTTCTTGCTGAGGTCTTTAGTCTCGTCAACCGAAATGCTGAAAGCTTCACTTTGGGCAACTTCACTAGTTATTGAGGTGCGGACCATTTCAGCTAGGCaatcaattatttcattttgtgtatTATGCCCAAGGTATGTTGCATTTCTTTGacttgtcatttttcttttgaccATGGGATTGTGTTTGGCTCGCAGTTCCATAATAGAGAGAACATTTCCTTTATTCTCAACTTCTGATTCTTTATCTGCTCTCTGTGCAATGTTCTGTGTAGCTGTGAGGAGCAAGGTTTCTCCAACAATTTTTATGTACTCTCTATTTTCCTTCACTAATTTATTATATTCTGCATTTaaggaggctgagagagaggatgtgctTGCAGTGGACTTTTCATACTCTGCTTCAGATTTGGCATGGCCTAAAAGTCCCCCATCTTTGAAGGTTGCCTTTTTCCAATTTTTGAACCCCTCTTCAGATGTAAATACTGAATCACCTGAGGAAGGGAGACTGAAGTGCCAGCAGGCATAACAGTAGGCAGAGTCTTTACTCTGAGAGTATTCCAGCCATTTATGGGTGTTGTACCAGTCTTTGGAGAAGCACCGTCTCCTGTCCCCTTGATAGGTTCTAGGGAAGAGTTTCAGTTGTGGCTGCTTGGGCTGCTCTGCTCTTGACTGAGAGATATCTATGATGAAACAAGAGGCAAAATCAGTTATTCTGACATTAAAATACtaataatgatagtaataataatacttagCCCCTCTCATTTATTGTTCAATTATAGCTATAATAATAGCCTATAGGCATTTCTATTGACTAATCAAACTGAACTACCAATTAACATGAATCAAAAAGCTTTAAGTGATTATGTCATGATTTGTAATTTAATGGAAACACAGTATGAACATACATTTCTCCAGATGATGTTACTATCTAGCTAAGCCATCAATTTCATTATTAGGGCCACACAGTCATAAATTCACCTGTTGGTCCAGGAACAGGTCGAACACCTGCTTTTGCGGCTTCCTGCCTCGCTTCTGTGACCATAGTTGGTGCTGTCTGTCCCTGGTCTGCTGCTTGCTGatgctcttcctcctcactgtgctctcTGACTGATGCTGGCTGTGCCTGTGTAACCTCATGCTGCTctgtctgttcctctcctccatcctcctctttctcctcctcactaagcctctgctgctctctctctcccactgtaCCCACTTTCTTCTTAAAATTTTCTAAAGAAATGTATGACTTACTTACTCACTAGTAGTCTTCTCCGTCTTCTCTCATCACTCCTTTTGAAATCGGTGATGGTCACGCGCTGTCACGCTCGCGCTGAGCCGTTACTGTCGAGCGCGCAACAGCTGCCAGGGGGGCGGGGCTGGCCGGGGGCTACTCTGAGTGATGGAAGGTCAAGAGCGGCTTCCCTGGGCCTGGCTGGCTGTGCATTTGGCCCAAATGATTTTGGATGAAACACATAACTGACGATAGAATCCATGTGACTGGCTAGTGGGGTGGCCAGCGGGGGGCCGTGGCCACCCCTGGCCTCCCCCTTGTGCTATACTCTGTTTTGTTCATTCTCCATATGCCAGACTGTCATTGTTCCCTCCAGGGCCACTGCTAGCCATGAGTTTTCTGTCCAGTCAGATGCAGTAATGACTGGGTCTGCAGGCCTGCAGTACATGTTTAACCCTTacattctgttcatatttcatgCCTTCACAGTATGAAATGTACCTGCTTTCATATGATTTTTCTTCAACCTTGCATAAACTACTGCTACCTGAACAAGATGACCTTTAAAAATAGTTAAAGCCCtctgagacaaattgtgattagTGAACATGGGCTCTTCAAATAAagcttgattgattgattgattgagtttGGACTCTGGAATGCATATCATCAAGTGAACATTTGGAGGGGGGATAAATGGAAGAAAGCATTCAATACTCCATCAGCCAATGTGAATGGTGCTGCCTTTTGGACTCACAAATGCTTTACATCAAAGCAGAAAAATTTTCCCTGAGAGGTCAGTGTTGTTCCTCAGATTCATCAGTGCTCCTACCAGCATCCAGATGGACACTGCTAAGGTCAGTGCTGTCATGGATTGTCCAACTCCCTCTAGCAGGAACATTTACACAAGAGACTTATTGCAGTTCAATTGCTGCACCTCTACAAGCTCCCACCTCATCTAGTTTTAAGTTTTAGTCAAACTCACCAGCTGAGGATGCTTTTTAAAACCTGAAGTCATGCTTATCCTCTTTGCCAATCCTCAACTTCCAAAAGTGAACACATCCTACGCTTGCAGAATTCaacacatcatatatatatatatatatatatatatatatatatatatatatttagtgtaGACAATCTTGTGATCTTGTGTGATATATTTGGGTTCCACACCTGTCGTGTGCTAAGTAAAGCTGTACTTCCATTTGTGAGGCTCCAGTATTAGAACACTGCTTTCTTATCCTGCTTTGACTTTTAACCAATGAAATCACAACATATCATTTACACAGTGCATTTCTCCAAATTTAAATCCCATGAGTTATATCACTTACCAAAGGCCCACCCAACAGCCACACACTGGACCAGAGACACAAATAATATACATGCTCCATTCGCACCATAGTAATCAACCAACTGGAATAGATAGATTCCTCCCTGggcaacagaaaaaatatacaGTGTCACTTAAAACACTCCTGCAAAATAAGAATTGTTTTAGTGATAGGTGTTGTGTTTGGGTAAGGTTTCACCATCATTGGGTACCTGAGTAGTGAGAGGGATCTGAATGATGAAGCAGATAGAgcaaaagaggaggatgaagatttCTCTACGCCAGGGTCTGCGTATCGTTCCTGGGAACATGTCAATCACTGaagatgttattgtttccaaACCTGTAAACtaacacatgaaaacagacagaaaggagAATAACGTCAAAACAGTATTTCAAAAATCAGGCATCAGGCCcaggtttattttcattaagGTGTAGCATGTGAGTGTCTGTTGGTAACAACCAGTCAGTCTTTGGTGCAGCAACACAATGTACACTATATAAATAGaactgaattaaaaataataatggttTGAATGTTATTTTAGTTACTAAAATAGTTAGTTCGTTTCTCcccgctgcggagatcacatgatAAACACAAACTTTCTAGGCATCTTCGCCTGTGTCATCTTCGTGTATGACACTACgttttcaccaggagatatttgttttttaattttgatgtctgtcacgtgttagaatCATTTGTGAATACATTCTCCCAACTTTCCACGTGGAGAAATAATCTGGCAGCTCTCACTTtgagttcacacatgcaccccCTCCAGAGAAAATGCAGAGAATTTCTGGAGTTTAGTGCATGGTTGAAAGCAGCATTACATTGCACCTTAAGCAGCTCTAGATTGACAAAGGTAGACATAAGGTCCAGACCAGCTGGACTTCCTAATTTTAAATTTGCTTTGTTGTACTCCGAactcttaaaaaaaatcatttataaattatatttgttgaaataaacatcaaatatACTGatgtggagaggtgctcagtgctgtaggtctagactgctgagagttctagacctatagcagcttaactaagagatggttcaggactcacctgatccagaactaactataggctttatcaaagaggaacgtttttagtttaactttaaatgcagagatggtgtctgcctcctgaacccagagtgggagctggttccacaggagaggagcctggtagctgaatgctctacctcctgttctactctcacagactcttggaaccacaagagagcctgtgtctgtgaacgaagtgatctacttggatagtacggtgttatcagctctttgagatatgaaggggcttgattgttgagggctttatatgtgaggagcaggatcttgaaatctattctgaattttacagggagccaatgtagagaagctaagacaggagtaatatgatctctccttctagttcctgtcagcactcgtgctgcagcattttggaccaactggagacttttaacagtcttcatggagcatcctgataataaggaattacagtaatctagtctagaggtaacaaatgcatggactagtttgTCAGCATCCTtttgagacaggatgtttctaattttcttaatattgcaCTGGTACAAGAAAACTGTCCAAGAggcttgttttatatgttggtcaaatgacatgtcctggtcgaacataactccaaggttcctcacagtggagctggaggccaaactgacaccatccaaggtgacaatctgttcagacagtgtttctctgagatgtttagggccaattacaacaacctcagttttgtctgaatttagaagtaagacgttttgggtcatccaggccttgatgctCATTAGTAGGCTATATAAACTCAATTAATAGCAGACAGGTCTGAACTGTGTTCTGCTCACAGACCTTTCCTGTGGAGCGAACACCTTTCCAAATGCAGAAGTAACAGGCCACCCAGCAGGCCAGgagacacaacagcagctccCATTTCACTGTGCCAACCTCGTCTATTCCCCCGGACATGGACAACACTCCTCTCCTGTGTGGGGACACCAGACAGTGAGTGGTGGTTACACATGCAAAGAATTATTGTCCTCAACAAGGACAGAATTAATTTATACCTTACAGTAATTTACAATGAGCTTTGTGTGGTAACACTAACTCACTCCCAGAACTCAGAGACTGAAGACTTGGTGAGATTTCCAGAGGTCGTGTTTCCTGTCAGGTTGCCATTGTGTAGTGCAGTCCAGTTTGCAGATGTGAGGTCCACACATCTGTCTGTTGACAGGAAAATAAGTGTTGTTTAAACTTTAATCTTTAGATAACACAGAGATTAAAATGATTGTCAGGATATGATAGTTATCtggttattattttatattaataagtaaaaaaaaatacaaggattagataaaataattgtttaacAAATGGTTCAGTGCCTGACTGGAGCTCTGACAGCATGGTTCGATACTCACTGAACTGAGACACAACCTAATGGTGTACATGCCAAACTCTGTTAGATGAATTCTgtgtcacaccacagtaaaatcaagttaactttttgtcctgtctccatgttcgtattgtgacttcctgttttattttgaaaactaactctcctctcgtttcaggttaCTTACCTTTCCTCATGTGCCttggtctgattgtcttccccgatcctaattatgctcacctgtttcccattacctccatgtgtgcttatagtctgcgtctcccctttgtcctgtgccagtgtgtcttgtacGTTCATCAAGTGCCACCAGCCTTTTGCCTTGTCACAGAAAGATATTTATAGGCATAGTCGGTTGCCTCGCTAAGAGTGTTTTGTTGGCGTTTGCcttatagttttcatagctctcttTTAGTTAGTATAGTTAGTTTATctttagatcttgtccctcttcggaggaAATTTTTGTTTCGTAGATTAGTATTGTTGTCCCTCATTATAGGAGTGttatttttagttaatgttcatagtgtttccctctcagGAGGagaattattttgtaaaccctttTATTAGCTTTTCTCTCTTCGGAgcggttttctgtttttatttcttatccCTTCACGGAAGATAGGATTTTTCATTTCTAAGTTTTctaatcattccctctttttgAGGCGCCCTCTGTTAGCCAGTTATTGTATGGTTCtgggttaaataaaaacctgatctTTGTCAGCATTCTCCTAACTCTGCGTCCGAGTCCTAACTCCAAGTCCCCACCGTGACGTGCTGGTCTTTAATGTATTGTAATCCTTTTCACGTAATCTACAATTCAGCATTATTCTTGTATTTTTTGGGTCTGATTTCAGCAGTTTGAGCCACTGAGTAAAATACATATAGAATGGTGAAGAAATCACTGAAAATGCACTGTTCTATAAAGCTACAAACGAAATCAACGTCAAACTGATGAGTCATCCTACAAACACTCAGAATTCAGAATTGATCTCAGTACACTTGGCTTTGGGAAAGACCACAGATACCTATTATCTCTGCCTGCAGTTTGAAAGATAACACAGTATTTCAAGTTACTTTCTTCTGGGCTACTTGACCTCATCTTAAATTATTGGGAAGTAATACAGAGCTCTATTTGACCATAAACTATATATAGATGGACAGCATGACTGCATCCAAATATGAAGCCAAAGCAtgttgatcgccacctggtggctggctgccatATGGTTCATACATCTCACCTCCtgtcagtggatgggacatggactaaaacagtcaaagtacatgttaaatattttgtcattttatgtaGTTCTTATTTAGCTGAGACTGGTCAAGCATGTGTATCGATGAGATCTTGATAGCCGACATAATCCCCTTTTGCCACTGTCTGTGgttccaaatgcacaagatggcattGTTTGTGTCTAGTGAATTTTagattcatttctggatagtgagaggaaTCTTAAAGGtcttaaattgtatttattatggTCCTATGTGTGACACATATACACTCTAACACAAGGAACATTGGGCACAGAACATTAATAGTCAGGTGTCATCTTTTTTCATTGTAGGCTAATGAATATAGATTACTACTGTGTTAAATCCAGTTTTTAAATAGTATCTCCAGATTATGAACATTTGGATCTGATTGCTCAGGGATGTGGGGGGTGGTTGGATGACACCCCTGCAGAGAGCTATATTGATTGCATAAATTAACACAGCAAAAGTGGTATTTATCTTTGAATCTTTATGGATGGCACCGATGTGTGTAAGATTTCTAAAGCTGCTGTTTATAGTCAATCTTACTGTGACAGAcgttgagtgtgtttgtgtgggagagagggagagtgagacaAAGAGGGCTGTCCTCGTTTCAATGTCAGTAAGTTTCAACCTTCAAAAGTAAACTGCAGAGCATGCCATTTAGTTCACAGCACCGCTTGTTTACACAGAAAACCCTTTCTCTATCTGCACATGGCTTTCTCTCTCATAGGGGATGGACGGGGGGGATTAAGTGTAAAAGGAATTCTCGAGGAATCAGTGTATCTGATGAAAGAACGATTTTTGCACAGATGTCTGATGAAGATGGCAGTGTCGATGTAAAAACCTGCATGCTGACCTGTGTTCCAGGGATTGTTGCACGTAGCCCAGGGCAGAGTGGCCCTGAAACAGTGGATGAGGTAGAGGAGGGCCCAGGCCAGAACAATGATGTAGAGTCGGGCATACAGCTGGATCACTATGATAGAATAGCCAGTTCCTGGAGGAAGAAAACATCCTAAATCCTGCAGAATCATTTATTTTGAGCCCTATTGTGACATACAGCTGATAAATATGACACCAACATCAACACAATAGTACTGCCAATACTGCCCAGGACCATAAGCATATCTCAAAGATATGTTTgagcatttgtattttaaaaatgggCCAATtctaacattttaatttaaaaagtcatCCGAATGTGTCCAGCCAGTTAAATCTGGTGTAATAAATGtgtggaagaaaaataaagcaacaaCTGTGAGTCTTTTGtatacagatgaaaatgaattttGATGGGTGTGATCTTATTGTCTAAATGCTGTtgtacaataaaaatataacaagAGACAGCTCGCCCTCAAAGTAAACCTTTTGGGTTATGTAGGCCAGACATCCAAGAACTTTCAGGGTCATTATCACGGAGCCAGCAATAAAGATCTAAGTAATTAAAACTCTTTGTACGAGTCAGACTCACAAGTCACAACACTATGGACCTGATCTACTAAAGGTTTGCGCATGTAAAAACTTGTGCAAACTTGATTACCCTTGCAAAGAAACATGGAAGCTGATCTACTAATGGTAGGCACTGAGGATTGCGTGAAGAATAACATGGCTCTCCATTTAGTACATTCGCCTTAATGAATATGTAATATCAGGCGTTTCTAACTGAGTGCACAAAATAATGGGAGGTTAAAATGCAAATACCATAATTTAGCACACgcattgtgatttacaaagcctaTAAAGAAATTGCGGTGGTTGTGACTGCGTCTATATTTAGTACGTTTGAAAGGTACCTGCTAATTGGCACAGCGTTACGCACAGATTGCCGCAAATATTGTGGTGAGGAGGACACGGCAtggaagaagatggagagaacGGGTTTTTTCTGCTCATGTTAGTTATGTTTGGCtgacagaagcaaaaataatcCCTCTCTTGTCCGGGCACTGATGGCCTTCATCATACCAGGTACCTGGTGTGCACTCTGTGTGCGCTATAATGGCCTGAGTGTTGTGCCTGAGGGCTCGTGCCACAGAGGACACAGCTCTCACCTCACTATTGGTTAGAGGCATCTCTTCCACCGTCCCCCCCACCTGTTTTATTATGAGATCTTAGTTGATCAGGCCCTGTATGAAGTCTTTAACGTTCACCCAAAATTACAGATTAAATAGCCTTAATCAAAGTGGTGACCTAAGGAATGCATAAATTATTAattacatgcatacataaatcaatgtatttatgtttttgtgccCATCAGCAATGAATAATAGTAAGTtatttgccattcacccattcatgcaaacattcatacagtgcatctatgtgcagcactttgtctatgagaggggcaatttggggaaACTTGGATTTTCTTGTTCAGTTTTCATAATATAAGTTGGATAATGGAACAAAATCAGAAGAATTCTACGTCATCATTCCAGCCATGCTTAtcatgacatgttaaaatgtctgTTGTGAAAAAGGCCTATGACTGAACGTAAGTGACCTGCCTAGTCTCCAGATCTGAATTCAACAGCACACCTTCAGGATGTGGTAGAACGGCCAATAAGCAGCCAGAATGAGCAGTAGTATATGCAGAAATGATTTGATTCGATCAtttcaacatgaaaaagaatctataagaaaagatttaaaaagtgCAACTggcatatttaatatttgatgcaTTTGAGGATAAACAGAGAATATATACAACATACAGTGCTGTGAAAACGTATTTGCCCCCTTCCTGATTTCTtctattttgtgtatttgtcacTAATGTTTCAGGTTATCAAACTAATTTTATCATGAGATTTCCTTTACTGAAGGAAGAAACTATGCTAAAGTACCTGGCCcaatgtaaaaacattatggATGATTTAGTTCAATGCAACACCCAGGCATGATTACTGCCAGACCTGCTCAAAGGTCACTTACATAGAACTTTGTGGCAATTTGAAGTAGGATAATATTCTGTGGAATCATGAGTCAAAAGAAGTTGCCTTTTGACTTAAATCCAATTGAAATGCTTGAGACCTTGAAACGGGCAGTTCATGGTTGGAAGCCCTCCAATGTGTCCAACAATTGTGCAAAGAGGAGTGGGCCAGTCTTCCTCAACACTGAGGAAAAGGACTAATGGCACACATTTAGTTGCAGTTGCTGCTGCCAATGGTGGCCCATTGGGTTTTGGGGGTCAATACTTTTTGACAGCACAGTACAACTTTCGCAGTGTTTGGATTTTGCTGTGGTTGTATAAGATTACCCTTTGATAGTGGGCTGAGGTTGGTCCAGCAGGTGATGGCGCCCTCCTGTGTGTACTGACCAATAACAGTCTCTAGCAGGAAGAGTGGCACACCACACAGCACAGCAAAGAAGAGGTAAGGCAAGAGGAagacacctgcacacacagaatTACACATCAGATGTTGATAAAGTGAGTGACAGCGATAACTTCTCCAATCAACCATCTGCTCATCTATAAAATGTCTGTATGACGGTTGCAAAATGGCTATTTATTAACAAAGTAAACAGTGTATATACCAACAACAGTGAAATAAAGTGACTAAATAACAGACATACTGTCATGGTTCCCTCCCCTCCAGCTGCAATGTAGAAACCTTTATCAAAAACACATGTGACAATTAGATTCCCAGTATTGTGGCTTCtgcctttattttcttttagcCCCTCTCtttgtttatattgttgtaCTTGAGTGTTTTTGAACACTGTTTGCTGGTTGTTCATTTAATGCATGGTGATCTGATGACCCAACATTTGAAACTTCAATTGAAACAAATATGAATAGCAGACATCTTCAATGCAGACAATTTTGGGATGATGAGCCAGTTTTTTCAATTTTACTATATTCTGgtattttttaatcattgtgCTATGTACTTTATTGTTCAAACAccattataaataatataatataaatataaactgtacTTATTCTTATTAACATTAACAACTAGGgccggctgtggctgaggggtagggGTAGAGCAATCCCAGCCCATGCTGAAGTGTcgttgggcaagatgctgaatccctcatagatgttgaattcACTAATTggaagtcgctttggacaaaagtgTTAGCTAAATGATGTGTAATGTAACTTATAATCagtacaatatatatatatatatatatatgtatatatatatataatatgacaTGCCGttggaatgaaccttgaatatatggaatgaaaccttgaatttatggaatgaaaccttgaatttatggaatgaaaccttgaatatattgaatgaagtctgaatatatggaatgaaacttgacTGACGTCAGACTTCACCGCAGTGTCTGCGGCcatcttgtgtaacgtgtggatgctatagttaaaagtgagtgacaatgagttagtccgctcacaatctcgttgcagcaatattaaactatgaggacatcagtaacacactggCGAATGCATGTGCGGCCCAAAATCAGGGATTTCGTCACCTGCAAACTATATCAAGCTAACCATACAGTGTCCTGGGCCCTTCCTTGTGTACGGGTGGAAATTGTACACTGGGTGTGTCGGGCACTCCTGTGAGGTTGAAGACATGCTGAGGTTGGCCTAAtaaacagctgcctgttgtaGTAGGTCTGCCACGATTAAAAAGGGAGTGAACTTCCTTGTCAGTTGAACGGTATTGGGCGGGCTATCGGGGAGATTTTGGGCCACGCATTCGccagtgtgttactgatgtcctcatagtttaatattgctgcaacgagattgtgagcggactaactcattgtcattcacttttagctatagcatccacacgttacacaagatgGCCGCAGACATCGGGTGAAATCTGACGTCAGTCAAGTTTcaatccatatattcagacttcattcaatatattcagacttcattcaatatattcaaggtttcattca is from Paralichthys olivaceus isolate ysfri-2021 chromosome 5, ASM2471397v2, whole genome shotgun sequence and encodes:
- the LOC109645952 gene encoding sodium- and chloride-dependent GABA transporter 2-like, which codes for MGTKVEEREQWRKKREYILAVAGNVVGLGNVWRFPYLCYKNGGGVFLLPYLFFAVLCGVPLFLLETVIGQYTQEGAITCWTNLSPLSKGTGYSIIVIQLYARLYIIVLAWALLYLIHCFRATLPWATCNNPWNTDRCVDLTSANWTALHNGNLTGNTTSGNLTKSSVSEFWERGVLSMSGGIDEVGTVKWELLLCLLACWVACYFCIWKGVRSTGKFTGLETITSSVIDMFPGTIRRPWRREIFILLFCSICFIIQIPLTTQGGIYLFQLVDYYGANGACILFVSLVQCVAVGWAFGAERMCDAVEEMTGQRPWVLFKLCWLYFTPLICMVGFICSFVDYQPLTIGGYVYPDWAYYLGWAMALSSVVVIPIWALGKICLTKGSLRQRLLVLWLPDSDPVGPKKKKENVLNETEMKPMSDPVPDML